A window of Cryptomeria japonica chromosome 3, Sugi_1.0, whole genome shotgun sequence contains these coding sequences:
- the LOC131067188 gene encoding uncharacterized protein LOC131067188, with product MVDDEPESYKLQPENAFPVKPSYGELIDIYLFRVIDFCKIVVMCTDVRDTIRTYEALNESYNVRELAPHCSGKKVIMLELFHVLVKASHEPPQYYDFVILFIHDTATGLGEIVPYYVLKRPSVESFFVELAKNYKIVLFTDAQKKYADLILDKLYIDFIIEGHLCRDSCTHLDDVYVKYLTKINPSHRITDLHLKDVFMVDVNPRCEFQSENGILEKAFDGDVRNRELFELAMFCESAVECNDVRDAIRVHTNSPSPNCLATHKLQNFARIA from the coding sequence ATGGTGGACGACGAGCCAGAAAGCTATAAACTGCAACCGGAAAATGCTTTTCCCGTGAAGCCATCTTATGGTGAACTTATCGACATATATCTTTTTAGGGTCATAGATTTTTGTAAAATAGTGGTTATGTGTACTGATGTGAGGGATACCATACGGACATATGAGGCTTTGAATGAGAGCTATAATGTTAGGGAATTAGCTCCCCATTGCAGTGGGAAGAAAGTAATTATGTTGGAATTGTTTCATGTTCTGGTAAAGGCAAGCCATGAGCCTCCGCAATATTACGACTTTGTTATTTTATTCATTCATGATACTGCAACTGGATTGGGAGAAATAGTCCCTTATTATGTCTTGAAAAGGCCTAGTGTGGAAAGTTTCTTTGTTGAATTGgctaaaaattataaaattgttCTTTTTACAGATGCACAGAAAAAATATGCAGATCTTATACTAGACAAACTTTATATTGATTTCATTATAGAGGGTCATTTGTGTAGGGATTCATGCACTCACCTAGATGATGTTTATGTGAAATATTTGACCAAGATCAATCCTTCTCATAGGATTACGGATTTGCATTTGAAGGATGTTTTCATGGTTGACGTTAATCCAAGGTGTGAATTTCAATCAGAGAATGGCATTTTGGAAAAGGCATTTGATGGTGATGTAAGAAATAGAGAATTGTTTGAGCTTGCAATGTTTTGTGAAAGTGCAGTTGAATGTAATGATGTGAGAGACGCTATAAGAGTTCATACAAATTCTCCAAGTCCAAATTGCTTGGCTACTCATAAGTTGCAGAACTTTGCTAGAATTGCATAG